AACATGCCATGAGATGCCCTGTTCTGCCATGGACAATGCAGCCATTCTTCAGCCTGGTCTGGCAGATTACGCAAGGTCCAACACTAGAGAGTGGAAGGCTCCCTTCTAAACTTTCCTGGTGAGCTTGGTCACCATCTCTGTACTCCTCCTGACTACAAGATGTGGAGGGCTGAGAAAAGCTCTGGATTCCCTCATCATCTTTTCTTGCGAGAACTGAATCTTGCATATCTGTCAGTTTTGGCTTTTTGCCATCTAGGACATCAATGCCCACATCTTCCAGGGAATCTTCAATCCCTTTTCTTTTCAAGGGGAAATTCTTCTCTTCACTTTGGTCTGGGAGACAGTCTTTACGAAGAGACCTACATCTTTTACAGTATCTTGGAATAGTAGGATTCATCTCATCACACTGTGAACACTTCCAGTAATCCTGTAATGA
This window of the Bufo gargarizans isolate SCDJY-AF-19 unplaced genomic scaffold, ASM1485885v1 fragScaff_scaffold_444_pilon, whole genome shotgun sequence genome carries:
- the LOC122922543 gene encoding E3 ubiquitin-protein ligase Mdm2-like, which gives rise to DHEAGSVSDQFSVEFEVASVYSEDYSPSGGEESLSNDMDNEVYQVTMYQDEESGDSLDEEMEISEADYWKCSQCDEMNPTIPRYCKRCRSLRKDCLPDQSEEKNFPLKRKGIEDSLEDVGIDVLDGKKPKLTDMQDSVLARKDDEGIQSFSQPSTSCSQEEYRDGDQAHQESLEGSLPLSSVGPCVICQTRLKNGCIVHGRTGHLMACYTCAKKLQKRNKPCPVCRQPIQMIVLTYVS